The Streptomyces sp. HUAS MG91 sequence TTGCCGTTCTTGTTCAGCGTCAGGGTCGGCGTGCTGCGCGAGACGGCGACCTTGTCGGACGTGGAGACCGCCGAGTGCGTGGCATCCCCCGCGTACGACACCTTGTAGGTGACCGTTCCGCCGACCGTCGGGGTGTCGCTGAACGCGTAGGTGCCGTCGCTCTTCACGGTGACGCCGGCGAGCGCCTTGCCGTTCGGTGACTCCAGGTCGGTGCGGGAGACGGTGAGCTTCGCGCCGGCCGGCAGGGCGACGGACGCGGAGAGCTTCCCCTTGACGGTGAGCTTCTTGGCGCGGGTCGCCTTCGACGGGGCGTCGACCGTCAGGGTCGGGTTGCTGAGCGTCGGGTCGGCGAGGACCTTGAGCGCGTAGCCGCTGCCGCTCGGCACGAGCGTGAACACCCGGGACAGGTCGGGGGCCCACTCCAGAGCCACCACCTCGGTGCTCTGGGCGTAACTGTGCACGACCTTGGTGGAGTTCGGCGCGTACGTCACCACCTTGCTGCCGGTGTACTGGGCGACCATGCCGTTCGGCGCGACGTCGGCGCGCAGCCCGCTGGGGTAGGAGCCCGCCTCGCGGAACGACCCGTCCGCGTACGCGTCCCGCACCGCGCCGTTGACCAGCACCTCGCGGCCGCCGGGGATCAGGTCGATGTCCCCGATGCCGCTGTTGAGCCGGTAGTCGCCGTCGTACCAGGCGACCACCGAGGGAGCCGTCCCCGAGACGTCGAGCACCGCCATGGAGTCGGTGGAGCTGCCGGTCTCGCCGACCGCGAGGACGCCCGGCTGCGACGGGTCGGTGTCGAGCAGGCCCTGGCCGTGGATCCCGCTGGAGGTGCCCTCCGTCGGGAACCGCTGAAGCGCCACCGGGTCGGTCCCGCTCGCCGGGTCCACGCCCGGGTCGACCGAGCCGAGATCGCCGTCCCACTGGTCGCCGTACGTGAACCACGCCTTGCCGGCGCTGAACGCGACGTAGGTCGGCCCCGTGTCGGTGGCGACCGGATAGCGCCGCACCACGTCGAGCGTGGCCGCGTCGAGCGCCACGATCTCGTGGCTGTCGCGCACGGCCGCGTACACCGTGGCGCCGTCGTCGGAGACCGTGAGATCGCTGAGCGCGCCGAGGTCGCTCACGGAGTCGACGAGCCGGCCCGTGTAGTCGAGGGCCAGGATCTTGCCGCCCGAGGCGTCCCCGACGAAGACGCGCTTCAGCGCGCCGTCGGCGACGACACCGGCGGGTTGGGCGACGGTGGCCGTGGCCGCCGAGGCGGTGCCGGCCGCGACGGCGCTCAGCGCCGCCGACGAGAAAAGGACCGCGAGCGCCGTCGCGGTAGAGATGCTGCGCGTCCGCACAGTCGTGTACCCCCACAAAGGATCCCGGTGGATGACCGGGAGATGAGAGCGCCGCGCGACGCCCGTGTCCGTCCGGCGGAGGGACCGGGGCGCGGCTGCTGATGCGCAGCGTATGACATGGCAGTGACAGTTGAGGAGGGGGTTTCCGCAGAGGCGTGCGGTGCGGCGCGCGGGACGGCCCTGCTCATGTGCGCCGTTGATGCGCCCGCCGGGATGGGCATGCAATGGGTGAGGCTCTCCGCCCGGAGGTCCACACCGGTCCACCCAGGTCCATGCAGGTCCATCGAGGAGGGAACCATGGCCGCCGAGTCCCCCAGGCCCGACCAGACACCCGAGACCCACGTCGAAGTGAGCCGGCCCGTGACGGAGCTGGTGCTCCTCGGCGCCTGCGGCTGCGGCTCCGGCTGCGGCTGCGGCTGCCAGTCCGGCGCTCCGTGCCAGTGCGGCGGCTGCTCCGGCTGACCGCTGACGCACGAGGGCCCCGCACCCGTGCCGGGTGCGGGGCCCTCGTCCGCGTACCGGACGCGGAATCCGGTCAGGCGCCCTCGCCCGCCGGCGACGGCGTGGCGCTCGCCGCCTGCACGTCGTCCGCGTGCTCACCCGTCACCAGGTAGACGACGCGCTTGGCGACGGCCACGGCGTGGTCGGCGTACCGCTCGTAGTACCGGCCGAGCAGCGTCACGTCGACCGCGGTCTCGATGCCGTGCTTCCACTTCTCGTCCATCAGGTGCTGGAAGAGCGTGCGGTGCAGCAGGTCCATCTCGTCGTCGTCCTGCTCCAGCTGCATCGCCAGATCGACGTCCTTGGTGATGATCACCTCGGCCGCCTTCGCCATCAGGCGCTGCGCGAGCTGGCCCATCTCCAGGATGGTCGCGTGCAGGTCGTGCGGGACGGCCCGCTCGGGGAAGCGCAGCCGGGCCAGCTTGGCGACGTGCTGGGCCAGGTCGCCGCTGCGCTCCAGGTCGGCGCTCATCCGCAGGGAGGTGACCACGATCCGCAGGTCGGTGGCGACCGGCTGCTGCCGCGCCAGCAGGGCTATGGCCCGCGCCTCCAGCTCGTGCTGAAGATCGTCCACCTTCTGGTCGGCGGCGATCACGGTCTCGGCCAGCTTCAGATCGGCGTCGAGCATGGCCGTGGTGGCGCGCCCGATCGCCGACCCGACAAGGCGGGCCATCTCGACCAGGCCCTCGCCGATCGAGTCAAGTTCCTCGTGGTACGCGTCACGCATACGACGTGCCCTCTCTCAAGGATGCTCAGGATGGTGTCCGTGGGACCCGGTCGGCCCCACGCTCCCACGTTCCGTGCCGTACGCGTCCGGATCCGGCACCTGAAATGAATCACCTCCGTACTGAAGGTGAACTCTGGGCGACGAGTGTTCGAGCGTCCACTCGGACGGCTGTGGAGGACCGGCTCGGCCCGCATAACCTGGAGACATGGACGTGAACGCGGCGATCGCCGCAGCCTCAGCGATCGCCGGAGTGTGCACCGGGGCGATCGCGACGCTGGCGTTCCGCTGGAGCGAACGCGACCAGAAGCGCCCCACCCGCACTTCTCTGCACACGGACCCCGCCCTGCCGCCCGGCGTGGACACGGTTCTCTCCGTGCTGCGCTCGTCCGCCGTCGTCCTCGACGAGGCGGACAGCGTGGTCAAGGCCAGCTCGGCGGCGTACGCGCTCGGTCTCGTACGCGGCGGAAAGCTCGCCGTCGAGCCGATGCTCCAGATGGCCAGGGACACCCGGCGCGACGGCGAGATACGGCAGGTCGAGCTGGACCTGCCGCGCCGGGGCACCGGCCGCGGCGAGGCCCTCGCCGTCTCCGCGCGGGTGGCGCCGCTCGGCTCCCGCCTGGTGCTCCTCCTCGTCGAGGACCTGACCGAGGCCCGCCGCATCGAGGCGGTCCGCCGCGACTTCGTGGCGAACGTCAGCCATGAACTGAAGACCCCCGTGGGCGCCCTCTCCCTGCTCTCCGAGGCGGTCATGGACGCCTCCGACGACCCCGAGGCCGTCGAGCGCTTCGCCGGCCGGATGCAGATCGAGGCGACCCGCCTGACCAGCCTCGTCCAGGAACTCATCGACCTCTCCCGGGTGCAGAACGACGACCCCCTGGAGGACGCCGAGCCGGTCCGCGTCGACGAGCTCGTCGCCGAGGCTATCGACCGCTGCCGCCAGCCGGCCGCCACCAAGCAGATCACCATGGCCGCCGGCGGCACCGCCGACGTCCGCGTCTGGGGCAACCGGGGGCAGCTCGCCGCCGCCCTGGGCAACCTGGTGGAGAACGCGGTCAACTACTCGCCCGCTCGCACCCGCGTCGGCATAGCCGCCCGCCGGGTGACCGCGCCCGGCGGCGACCTGATCGAGATAGCCGTCACCGACCAGGGCATCGGCATCTCCGACAAGGACAAGGAGCGCATCTTCGAGCGCTTCTACCGGGTCGACCCGGCCCGCTCCCGCGCGACGGGCGGTACGGGCCTCGGCCTCGCCATCGTCAAGCACGTGGCCGCCTCCCACGGCGGAGAGGTCACCGTGTGGAGCTCGGAGGG is a genomic window containing:
- a CDS encoding Ig-like domain repeat protein; translation: MRTRSISTATALAVLFSSAALSAVAAGTASAATATVAQPAGVVADGALKRVFVGDASGGKILALDYTGRLVDSVSDLGALSDLTVSDDGATVYAAVRDSHEIVALDAATLDVVRRYPVATDTGPTYVAFSAGKAWFTYGDQWDGDLGSVDPGVDPASGTDPVALQRFPTEGTSSGIHGQGLLDTDPSQPGVLAVGETGSSTDSMAVLDVSGTAPSVVAWYDGDYRLNSGIGDIDLIPGGREVLVNGAVRDAYADGSFREAGSYPSGLRADVAPNGMVAQYTGSKVVTYAPNSTKVVHSYAQSTEVVALEWAPDLSRVFTLVPSGSGYALKVLADPTLSNPTLTVDAPSKATRAKKLTVKGKLSASVALPAGAKLTVSRTDLESPNGKALAGVTVKSDGTYAFSDTPTVGGTVTYKVSYAGDATHSAVSTSDKVAVSRSTPTLTLNKNGNVYSYGADVSFTAHLGSTYKNRTVEIWANPYGGDKPNKLIRTAKVNSSGNVSATVDMKRDTTVTAVFAGDARYASKTVKVTAYARVKVSNSISKHYKTGKVGSHSYYWFHKNTSPVVTTTMSYYKGRKERLELEVYYNGKWYDSGSQYFKLGTNGKVAVSLGAPGEAGIKARARSSYVNNSSGDNVNSTTHSSWKYLYFTK
- the phoU gene encoding phosphate signaling complex protein PhoU translates to MRDAYHEELDSIGEGLVEMARLVGSAIGRATTAMLDADLKLAETVIAADQKVDDLQHELEARAIALLARQQPVATDLRIVVTSLRMSADLERSGDLAQHVAKLARLRFPERAVPHDLHATILEMGQLAQRLMAKAAEVIITKDVDLAMQLEQDDDEMDLLHRTLFQHLMDEKWKHGIETAVDVTLLGRYYERYADHAVAVAKRVVYLVTGEHADDVQAASATPSPAGEGA
- a CDS encoding ATP-binding protein: MDVNAAIAAASAIAGVCTGAIATLAFRWSERDQKRPTRTSLHTDPALPPGVDTVLSVLRSSAVVLDEADSVVKASSAAYALGLVRGGKLAVEPMLQMARDTRRDGEIRQVELDLPRRGTGRGEALAVSARVAPLGSRLVLLLVEDLTEARRIEAVRRDFVANVSHELKTPVGALSLLSEAVMDASDDPEAVERFAGRMQIEATRLTSLVQELIDLSRVQNDDPLEDAEPVRVDELVAEAIDRCRQPAATKQITMAAGGTADVRVWGNRGQLAAALGNLVENAVNYSPARTRVGIAARRVTAPGGDLIEIAVTDQGIGISDKDKERIFERFYRVDPARSRATGGTGLGLAIVKHVAASHGGEVTVWSSEGQGSTFTLRLPEAAAPRGPHQTSAAPGPGDVRDEDDAHGPDHTTAYESIPAPEVLP